In the genome of Olsenella profusa DSM 13989, one region contains:
- the rpmG gene encoding 50S ribosomal protein L33 translates to MRTLVTLACTECKRRNYTTKKNKSNTPDRMELKKYCPWCHKHTIHKETR, encoded by the coding sequence ATGCGCACACTGGTTACTCTCGCATGCACCGAGTGCAAGCGTCGCAACTACACCACCAAGAAGAACAAAAGCAACACTCCCGACCGCATGGAACTGAAGAAGTATTGCCCGTGGTGCCATAAGCACACCATCCACAAGGAGACCCGCTAG
- the tuf gene encoding elongation factor Tu, with protein MAKEKFDRSKPHVNIGTIGHVDHGKTTLTAAITKVLSEQEGCKADYTAFENIDKAPEERQRGITISVAHVEYETWERHYAHVDCPGHADYVKNMISGAAQMDGAILVIAATDGPMAQTREHILLARQVGVPYIIVFLNKCDMVDDEELIDLVEMETRDLLSEYDFPGDDTPIIRGSALGALNGEQKWVDSIIELMHTVDSYIPTPQRDNEKPFLMAIEDVMTISGRGTVVTGRVERGELKLNEPIEIVGLKDTQTSTATGIEMFRKTMDFCEAGDNVGILLRGIKREDVERGQVLCKPGSVTPHKKFTGEIYVLTKEEGGRHTPFFSGYRPQFFFRTTDVTGDIQALTDSNGGKVEMAMPGDHVTVSCELIHPIAMEQGLRFAIREGGHTVGDGRVSTIEE; from the coding sequence ATGGCCAAGGAGAAGTTCGATCGTAGTAAGCCGCACGTAAACATTGGTACGATTGGTCATGTCGACCATGGTAAGACGACCCTGACGGCCGCCATCACCAAGGTCCTCTCCGAGCAGGAGGGCTGCAAGGCCGACTACACCGCCTTCGAGAACATCGACAAGGCTCCCGAGGAGCGCCAGCGCGGCATCACCATCTCCGTCGCCCACGTCGAGTACGAGACCTGGGAGCGCCACTACGCCCACGTCGACTGCCCCGGCCACGCCGACTACGTCAAGAACATGATCTCCGGTGCGGCTCAGATGGATGGCGCCATCCTCGTCATCGCCGCCACCGACGGCCCCATGGCCCAGACCCGCGAGCACATCCTGCTCGCCCGCCAGGTCGGCGTGCCCTACATCATCGTCTTCCTGAACAAGTGCGACATGGTTGATGACGAGGAGCTCATCGATCTCGTCGAGATGGAGACGCGCGACCTCCTCTCCGAGTACGACTTCCCCGGAGACGACACCCCCATCATCCGTGGCTCCGCCCTCGGCGCCCTCAACGGCGAGCAGAAGTGGGTCGACTCCATCATCGAGCTCATGCACACCGTCGACTCCTACATCCCCACGCCCCAGCGCGACAACGAGAAGCCCTTCCTGATGGCCATCGAAGACGTCATGACCATCTCCGGCCGCGGCACCGTCGTCACCGGCCGTGTCGAGCGCGGCGAGCTCAAGCTCAATGAGCCCATCGAGATCGTGGGCCTCAAGGACACCCAGACCTCTACGGCCACGGGCATCGAGATGTTCCGCAAGACCATGGACTTCTGCGAGGCTGGCGACAACGTGGGCATCCTGCTGCGCGGCATCAAGCGCGAGGACGTCGAGCGTGGCCAGGTGCTCTGCAAGCCCGGCTCCGTCACCCCACATAAGAAGTTCACGGGCGAGATCTACGTCCTCACCAAGGAGGAGGGTGGCCGTCACACCCCGTTCTTCTCCGGCTATCGTCCCCAGTTCTTCTTCCGCACCACCGACGTCACGGGCGACATCCAGGCGCTCACCGACTCCAATGGTGGCAAGGTCGAGATGGCCATGCCGGGTGACCACGTGACCGTCAGCTGCGAGCTCATTCATCCTATCGCCATGGAGCAGGGTCTCCGCTTCGCCATCCGCGAGGGCGGCCACACCGTCGGTGACGGCCGTGTCTCCACGATAGAGGAGTAG
- a CDS encoding ATP-grasp domain-containing protein, which produces MQKLLMLGTSLGSVDIVRKAQGMGCHVIVTDGLAPEASRAKLVADESWPIDTGNVGALEERCRAEGVGGVFAGVSEFNLDRTIELCGRLGLPCYIAPEGWETARNKGRFLDICHREGVPTADQYAPDPALMDQAVTELATGGVRDATRARLDEELAAVRFPVVVKPVDCSGNQGVSFCDTPEELVRAWQLVRQVSENPRVVVEQRLVGDEFSIVYALVGGQARMLRLGATYNEPGHPPNIYDFGTTISTGYCTYLRDVDPGVRRVLAASGCRDGIASVQAIRTADGVFHLFELGYRLTADMGYDKMIAMTGFDAIQWLLDFQLGRGHEADELPRPPERPMRESSNVYFFFAAHAGTIASIRGLEELEGTLVDDPQARRDVADDHIAVDMLAQEGMEVTAGRLMGKLTFHAYDAAAVVATLRHINARVSIRDERGRDLVVRFSRYADLLAAEAQEQAPDQG; this is translated from the coding sequence GTGCAGAAGCTGCTGATGCTGGGCACCTCACTGGGGAGTGTCGACATCGTGCGCAAGGCCCAGGGCATGGGCTGCCATGTGATTGTGACCGACGGGCTTGCCCCGGAGGCGTCCCGGGCAAAGCTCGTCGCCGACGAGAGCTGGCCGATCGACACGGGAAACGTGGGGGCGCTCGAGGAGCGCTGCCGTGCCGAGGGCGTGGGCGGCGTCTTTGCCGGCGTCAGCGAGTTCAACCTCGACCGCACCATCGAGCTGTGCGGGCGTCTGGGACTCCCCTGCTACATTGCGCCCGAAGGCTGGGAGACCGCGCGCAACAAGGGCAGGTTCCTCGACATCTGCCATCGGGAGGGGGTGCCCACGGCAGACCAGTACGCCCCCGATCCCGCCCTCATGGATCAGGCTGTGACTGAGCTCGCCACCGGTGGCGTCCGGGATGCCACGCGGGCGAGGCTCGACGAGGAGCTCGCCGCCGTGCGCTTCCCCGTGGTGGTGAAGCCCGTCGATTGCAGCGGCAACCAGGGGGTCAGCTTCTGTGACACGCCCGAGGAGCTTGTGCGTGCCTGGCAGCTGGTGCGCCAGGTGTCCGAGAACCCCCGCGTCGTGGTCGAGCAGCGCCTGGTGGGCGACGAGTTCAGCATCGTCTACGCGCTGGTGGGGGGGCAGGCGCGCATGCTGCGCCTGGGCGCCACCTACAACGAGCCCGGACATCCCCCCAACATCTATGACTTTGGAACCACCATCTCGACGGGCTATTGCACATACCTCAGGGACGTGGATCCCGGCGTGCGTCGTGTGCTCGCCGCATCCGGCTGCCGGGACGGCATCGCCTCCGTCCAGGCCATCCGCACGGCCGATGGCGTCTTCCACCTCTTCGAGCTGGGGTACCGCCTCACGGCGGACATGGGGTATGACAAGATGATCGCCATGACCGGCTTCGACGCCATCCAGTGGCTGCTCGACTTCCAGCTGGGCAGGGGGCATGAGGCGGACGAGCTGCCCCGACCGCCGGAGCGTCCGATGCGCGAGAGCTCGAACGTCTACTTCTTCTTTGCCGCACATGCGGGAACCATCGCCAGCATCAGGGGGCTCGAGGAGCTGGAGGGCACGCTCGTGGACGACCCCCAGGCGCGTCGGGACGTCGCTGACGACCACATAGCCGTCGACATGCTGGCCCAGGAGGGCATGGAGGTGACTGCTGGTAGGCTCATGGGCAAGCTCACCTTTCATGCATATGATGCCGCGGCCGTCGTTGCCACGCTCCGTCACATCAATGCGCGCGTGTCCATCAGGGATGAGCGAGGGAGGGACCTGGTCGTGCGGTTCTCCCGCTATGCCGACCTCCTGGCGGCGGAGGCGCAGGAGCAGGCGCCAGATCAGGGCTAG
- a CDS encoding DegT/DnrJ/EryC1/StrS family aminotransferase — MSAHKNILVTRPSMPPFEEYVREIGDVWDNRWLTNMGPKHEQLQEGLRRYLDVQRVELLTNGHMALELSLQALKLQGEVITTPFTFASTTHAIVRNGLTPVFCDVSARDFTMDVSKVESLVTTRTSAIMPVHVYGNICDVDAIAEIAERHHLRVIYDAAHAFGMRYRNQGIASFGDVSCLSFHATKVFNTIEGGAACYRDMDFGLELYRLKNFGIRGPEWVDGVGTNAKMNEFCAAMGLCNLRHVDDEIARRGRVVSRYRERLEGVGGIRLSPVDPQVRPNYAYFPIIVDEQEFGASRDGVCQVLEQAGVKARKYFYPLTSAFECYRDRFDATQTPVALRLSECVLTLPLYADLPLEDVDFICDLVLDARTAGGTYR; from the coding sequence ATGAGCGCACACAAGAACATCCTGGTCACCCGTCCGTCAATGCCCCCATTCGAGGAGTACGTGCGAGAGATCGGAGATGTCTGGGACAACAGGTGGCTGACGAACATGGGCCCCAAGCACGAGCAGCTGCAGGAGGGGCTCAGACGCTACCTCGACGTCCAGCGCGTGGAACTCCTGACCAACGGCCACATGGCATTGGAGCTCTCGCTCCAGGCGCTGAAGCTCCAGGGCGAGGTGATCACCACGCCCTTCACGTTCGCGTCAACGACGCACGCCATCGTCCGCAACGGCCTCACGCCGGTGTTCTGTGACGTCAGCGCCCGTGACTTCACGATGGACGTCTCCAAGGTCGAGAGCCTCGTCACCACGCGCACGAGCGCCATCATGCCCGTGCACGTGTACGGCAACATATGTGACGTGGACGCCATCGCCGAGATTGCCGAGCGCCATCACCTGAGGGTCATCTACGATGCCGCCCATGCCTTCGGCATGCGCTATCGCAATCAGGGAATCGCAAGCTTTGGTGATGTATCATGTCTTAGCTTCCATGCGACCAAGGTATTCAATACCATCGAGGGCGGAGCGGCCTGCTACCGCGACATGGACTTTGGCCTGGAGCTCTACCGACTCAAGAACTTTGGCATCCGAGGTCCCGAGTGGGTGGATGGCGTTGGCACCAACGCCAAGATGAACGAGTTCTGCGCTGCCATGGGCCTGTGCAACCTGCGCCATGTGGACGATGAGATCGCGAGGCGTGGGCGCGTGGTCAGCCGGTATCGGGAGCGGCTGGAGGGTGTGGGGGGCATTCGGCTCAGTCCGGTTGACCCCCAGGTGCGGCCCAACTATGCCTACTTCCCCATCATCGTGGACGAGCAGGAGTTTGGGGCCAGCAGGGACGGCGTCTGCCAGGTCCTGGAACAGGCGGGCGTCAAGGCACGAAAGTACTTCTATCCGCTCACGAGTGCGTTCGAGTGCTATCGGGATCGCTTCGACGCGACGCAGACGCCCGTGGCGCTGAGGCTCAGCGAATGCGTGCTCACCCTACCACTCTACGCCGACCTGCCGCTCGAGGACGTGGACTTCATCTGCGACCTCGTGCTGGACGCCAGGACGGCAGGAGGGACGTACCGATGA
- a CDS encoding glycosyltransferase family 2 protein: MPANEIVVSVLGICYNHAKTLRRALDSVVCQQTSFAFELLVHDDASTDGSADVIREYAERYPAIVRPFLESENQYGKGRSVITEMAAQARGRYVALLETDDCWCDSSKLERQVHALDEHPECAFSVHDVLARRPGDSNPHAMFPPVPVDEGILGADEWLRRELYEGRWMFQISCMLTRRDYVDEYLKLAPTGFPSRFYLVGDQPMQLFFLSKGPAWYIARPMSCYTEDSGGFMSRLSRDPVFSVRVHQGYRAGLQAFDEYSEGRYTTYVQRAILRREFFEDLVLHHYAALFSPRYKPVLEEYGVAQRLKWNVLSGAKVMLRHRGTGSDDVASQHTSLV; this comes from the coding sequence ATGCCAGCGAATGAGATCGTGGTGTCGGTACTGGGAATCTGCTACAACCATGCCAAGACGCTTCGACGGGCCCTCGACAGCGTGGTGTGCCAGCAGACGAGCTTCGCCTTCGAGCTGCTCGTTCATGATGATGCCTCCACGGATGGCTCTGCGGACGTCATTCGGGAGTACGCGGAGCGCTACCCTGCGATCGTACGCCCCTTCCTCGAGAGCGAGAACCAGTACGGCAAGGGAAGGTCGGTCATCACCGAGATGGCCGCCCAGGCACGCGGACGCTACGTGGCGCTGCTGGAGACGGACGACTGCTGGTGCGACAGCTCCAAGCTCGAGCGCCAGGTGCATGCGCTCGACGAGCACCCCGAGTGCGCCTTCTCGGTTCACGACGTGCTGGCTCGTAGGCCCGGTGACAGCAATCCGCACGCCATGTTCCCGCCCGTGCCTGTCGACGAGGGCATCCTCGGCGCGGACGAATGGCTCCGTCGGGAGCTCTATGAGGGCAGATGGATGTTCCAGATCAGCTGCATGCTGACGCGCCGCGACTATGTGGACGAATACCTCAAGCTTGCGCCAACGGGCTTCCCCAGCAGGTTCTACCTCGTGGGGGATCAGCCCATGCAGCTGTTCTTCCTCAGCAAGGGACCCGCCTGGTACATTGCGCGCCCCATGTCCTGCTACACCGAGGACAGCGGTGGCTTCATGTCCCGACTCTCCCGTGACCCCGTCTTCAGCGTACGCGTGCACCAGGGGTATCGCGCGGGGCTCCAAGCGTTCGACGAGTATAGCGAGGGTCGCTACACCACCTATGTGCAGCGTGCCATCCTACGTCGCGAGTTCTTCGAGGACCTCGTCCTTCACCACTACGCGGCACTGTTCTCCCCACGCTACAAGCCCGTGCTTGAGGAGTACGGGGTCGCCCAGCGTCTCAAGTGGAACGTGCTCTCCGGCGCCAAGGTGATGCTTCGACACAGGGGCACCGGTTCCGACGACGTCGCGTCGCAGCATACCTCTCTGGTATAG
- a CDS encoding flippase has product MASQRVTSQPPQGHSFAANAAFNVLYKVLNVIFPLISSVYLARVLLPAGVGAVSYAQNVASYLVLVACLGIPMYGVREIAKRRDSQRDTDTCFSEIIAINFCSTTVALLAYAIVVALFFTSDLPLYLVCGLPILFNYISIDWFYQGREDYVYIAVRSIIVKGLSVLAILLFVHGPQDYVLSAFLTVMGTCGNYLFNIVRARRHVHLTLHGLHLRQHLRPIFVLVACSAGAQLYNYVDVLMLGAMDTPEVVGWYSNAMKAVMVVFTLCTAISEVFLPRISYLFETDREKVSDLVTLGMQIVFYFAAPIVMGTVAVAHNLVIVMFGEPFAPAAFTMQLLAPIMIFKGLGDIVSYQVIIGARQEGKLVGPYFCATALNVALNLFLIPLWSLNGAAVASVLTECFVNILLLRHSLRLVRPRVDVRFVAGTVLSALVMWAAVMAVGTLVHNVFLGLVLDVVVAVAIYAICGVLGRNPILQMIFGILKRRLSLS; this is encoded by the coding sequence GTGGCTAGCCAACGTGTCACCTCACAGCCGCCGCAGGGGCATTCGTTTGCCGCAAACGCGGCGTTCAACGTGCTCTATAAGGTGCTGAACGTCATCTTCCCGCTCATCTCGTCCGTCTATCTCGCGCGCGTCCTTCTGCCGGCGGGCGTCGGAGCGGTCTCGTACGCGCAGAACGTCGCCTCGTACCTGGTGCTCGTCGCCTGTCTGGGCATACCCATGTATGGCGTGCGCGAGATCGCCAAGCGCCGCGACAGCCAACGGGACACCGACACCTGCTTCAGCGAGATCATCGCCATCAACTTCTGCTCCACGACGGTGGCACTGCTGGCCTATGCGATCGTGGTCGCCCTGTTCTTTACGAGCGACCTGCCGCTGTATCTCGTGTGTGGCCTGCCCATTCTCTTCAACTACATCAGCATCGACTGGTTCTATCAGGGGAGGGAGGACTACGTCTACATCGCCGTAAGGAGCATCATCGTCAAGGGGCTCTCGGTGCTTGCGATCCTCCTGTTCGTGCACGGCCCTCAGGACTATGTCCTGAGTGCCTTCCTCACGGTCATGGGGACCTGTGGCAACTACCTCTTCAACATCGTGCGCGCCAGGCGCCACGTGCATCTCACGCTCCACGGCCTCCACCTCAGGCAGCACCTGAGGCCCATCTTCGTCCTGGTCGCCTGTTCTGCCGGCGCCCAGCTCTACAACTACGTTGACGTGCTCATGCTGGGTGCCATGGACACCCCCGAGGTGGTGGGCTGGTACAGCAACGCCATGAAGGCGGTCATGGTGGTCTTCACCCTCTGCACGGCCATCTCGGAGGTATTCCTGCCACGCATCAGCTACCTCTTCGAGACGGATCGCGAGAAGGTGAGCGACCTGGTCACCCTGGGCATGCAGATCGTGTTCTACTTTGCCGCCCCCATCGTGATGGGAACGGTGGCCGTGGCGCACAATCTGGTTATCGTCATGTTTGGTGAGCCCTTCGCCCCCGCGGCGTTCACGATGCAGCTCCTGGCGCCGATCATGATCTTCAAGGGGCTGGGCGACATCGTCTCCTATCAGGTCATCATTGGCGCGCGACAGGAGGGCAAGCTGGTGGGGCCCTACTTTTGCGCCACGGCCCTCAATGTGGCACTCAATCTGTTCCTCATCCCCCTCTGGTCGCTCAACGGGGCGGCCGTCGCCTCCGTCCTGACAGAGTGTTTTGTCAATATACTGCTGCTGCGACACTCGCTCAGGCTCGTGCGCCCCAGGGTCGATGTGCGCTTCGTGGCCGGCACCGTGCTCTCCGCCCTCGTCATGTGGGCGGCCGTCATGGCGGTCGGCACCCTCGTCCACAACGTGTTCCTCGGACTCGTGCTCGACGTGGTGGTGGCCGTGGCCATCTATGCCATCTGTGGTGTCCTAGGCAGGAATCCGATTCTCCAGATGATTTTTGGCATACTGAAGCGGAGGCTTTCGCTATCTTAA
- a CDS encoding VanZ family protein: MGLMMRLIVALATVVGDILEAFFVPLPLALAVAVVVTLAPFVWCQHAAHVRGALFAGARAWATALRGDAALRGEGALVTFVVLVASRTLMGRGYWSDPLCVLWEGWGLHDSNGDFTGEGFENLLLLMPVAVALLDVLLRRHASRHPLARAIVSVGVLSLLIEACQLVLHVGTFQVADLTYNTLGGALAAAGYWHWWKRHHDKGESRG, from the coding sequence ATGGGACTCATGATGAGGCTGATCGTTGCTCTGGCCACTGTTGTGGGGGACATCCTCGAGGCGTTCTTCGTGCCGCTCCCCCTTGCCCTTGCCGTCGCCGTGGTGGTGACCTTGGCACCCTTCGTCTGGTGCCAGCATGCCGCACATGTGAGGGGTGCCCTCTTTGCGGGGGCACGCGCATGGGCCACCGCCCTCAGGGGGGATGCCGCTCTCAGAGGCGAGGGCGCCCTCGTCACCTTTGTCGTGCTGGTGGCCAGTCGCACGCTGATGGGGCGCGGGTACTGGTCTGACCCGCTGTGCGTGCTCTGGGAGGGGTGGGGCCTGCACGACAGCAACGGCGACTTCACGGGGGAGGGGTTCGAGAACCTGCTGCTCCTCATGCCGGTTGCCGTGGCGTTGCTCGACGTGCTCCTGCGCCGTCACGCCTCCCGTCATCCGCTGGCGCGCGCCATCGTCTCCGTGGGCGTTCTCTCGCTGCTCATCGAGGCCTGTCAGCTCGTCCTTCACGTGGGTACGTTCCAAGTCGCGGATCTTACCTACAACACGCTCGGTGGGGCGCTTGCCGCAGCCGGATACTGGCACTGGTGGAAGCGTCATCACGACAAGGGGGAATCTCGTGGCTAG
- a CDS encoding Wzz/FepE/Etk N-terminal domain-containing protein, whose translation MSSQYIDLSYDEHTAIRLSRLLGSIGHHMVSCILMALLGAALGFAYVTYFVKTQYQSTFTVYVSNRPTTQAAASADRSALDPNDQQALGYLNTSDMSTSQSLANVYLFAFSSGSLQEQAADAAGLSAYDIAARQGKLATATVEATTPLVTVTVTADTAEDAYRLAQLLVQEAPGYMDDVINSTYMTVASPPQLADHPSSLSRDLVAALGFVIGFVLGSIVAMARDHHAASRQDEEDGVPPTYGAHAKGRKASPVQAVAGGE comes from the coding sequence ATGAGCAGTCAGTACATCGACCTCTCGTACGACGAGCATACGGCGATCAGGTTGTCCAGGCTGCTGGGATCGATAGGGCATCACATGGTATCCTGCATCCTGATGGCGCTGCTCGGTGCGGCCCTGGGCTTTGCCTACGTCACCTACTTCGTAAAGACGCAGTACCAGTCCACGTTTACCGTGTACGTGAGCAATCGTCCCACGACCCAGGCCGCCGCCTCTGCGGATCGGTCGGCGCTGGATCCGAACGACCAGCAGGCGCTCGGCTACCTCAACACCAGCGACATGAGTACGTCACAGTCGCTTGCCAATGTCTATCTGTTCGCCTTCTCGAGCGGGTCGTTGCAGGAGCAGGCTGCCGATGCCGCCGGCCTTTCGGCCTATGACATCGCCGCACGCCAGGGCAAGCTGGCGACCGCCACGGTGGAGGCCACCACCCCGCTCGTGACGGTGACTGTGACGGCGGATACGGCAGAGGACGCCTACCGTCTCGCCCAGCTGCTCGTGCAGGAGGCACCGGGCTACATGGATGACGTCATCAACTCGACCTACATGACGGTCGCCTCGCCCCCGCAGCTCGCGGATCATCCCAGCTCCCTCTCCCGCGATCTTGTCGCGGCCCTGGGCTTTGTGATCGGCTTTGTGCTCGGCTCCATCGTCGCCATGGCACGGGACCACCATGCCGCCTCCCGGCAGGATGAGGAGGATGGCGTCCCTCCGACCTATGGGGCGCACGCCAAGGGGAGGAAGGCGTCTCCCGTCCAGGCTGTGGCTGGGGGAGAATAG
- a CDS encoding WbqC family protein translates to MIFGANQAYFMPYLGYWQLINAVDVYGVADNYNYIKRGWVNRNRVLGNMGPRYLTLPIVHASRNRFIMEHELAPFDADTMLHQLSHEYRSAPNFDAGLDLMERVLRCKKTNLADFLFDSIELTCHYLGIDTRLIRTSDLPQDPSLRREQRLYDYCDQLQADTYYNPIGGTALYSFEDFRAHGIKLAFVRCHPVPYPQVRVEEFVPNLSIVDVIMNTSRQEAHDMLASFDLITEERS, encoded by the coding sequence GTGATCTTTGGGGCAAACCAGGCGTACTTCATGCCATACCTGGGCTACTGGCAGCTCATCAATGCGGTGGACGTCTATGGTGTCGCCGACAACTACAACTACATCAAGCGGGGGTGGGTCAATCGCAACCGTGTGCTGGGCAACATGGGGCCGCGCTACCTCACGCTGCCCATCGTCCATGCGTCACGCAACCGCTTCATCATGGAGCACGAGCTCGCACCCTTTGATGCGGACACGATGCTTCACCAGCTGAGCCATGAGTATCGTTCCGCACCCAACTTCGATGCGGGGCTCGACCTCATGGAGAGGGTGCTGCGCTGCAAAAAGACCAACCTTGCGGACTTCCTCTTCGACTCCATCGAACTCACCTGCCACTACCTTGGCATCGACACGCGGCTCATCCGTACGTCCGACCTTCCGCAGGACCCGTCCCTCCGTCGCGAGCAGCGTCTCTATGACTACTGCGACCAGCTGCAGGCGGACACCTACTACAACCCGATAGGGGGCACCGCGCTCTATTCCTTCGAGGACTTCCGGGCCCACGGCATCAAGCTGGCGTTCGTGCGGTGTCACCCCGTTCCCTACCCACAGGTGCGCGTCGAGGAGTTCGTCCCCAACCTCTCGATCGTCGACGTCATCATGAACACCTCACGGCAGGAGGCCCATGACATGCTTGCGAGCTTCGACCTCATCACGGAGGAACGTTCATGA
- a CDS encoding capsular polysaccharide synthesis protein, producing MSVRHMFHRIGEELHATRVIAGATSWSDALATLRAKVDIQVMSHNGYREPPAVRARLLRKHAVVLRYLEGLLGDYAASYDYAAPPPPAAPTLTDHVWLCWWQGLDRAPVIVRACVASISRNVGNHPVTLVTDANYRDYVDLPGWVMDKVHAGIITRTNLSDLLRLSLLAEHGGLWLDATLFCIAPIDELVFGHPMFTIKRPDYLHASIAGGNFAGYSLACDEDHRRVFVTVRDLFLEHWRRSDFMVDYLLVDYLIAMAQRHDPYIAAAFEGVTPNNPLCDELSKCLGEPFDSARWDELSRDTSLFKLTWKQGFPAEHNGKQTFYGALLKGDLS from the coding sequence ATGAGCGTCAGGCACATGTTCCATCGCATCGGCGAAGAGCTACACGCCACGCGGGTCATTGCGGGGGCGACATCATGGTCTGACGCGCTCGCCACCCTTCGCGCGAAGGTCGACATCCAGGTGATGAGTCACAATGGCTACCGAGAGCCACCGGCGGTACGTGCCCGACTCCTGCGCAAGCATGCGGTGGTTCTTCGGTACCTCGAGGGGCTGCTGGGAGACTATGCCGCATCCTATGACTATGCCGCCCCGCCCCCGCCAGCCGCTCCCACCCTCACGGATCACGTGTGGCTCTGCTGGTGGCAGGGGCTCGATCGGGCGCCGGTGATCGTGCGTGCCTGCGTGGCATCCATCAGCCGTAACGTGGGCAATCACCCCGTTACGCTTGTCACGGATGCGAACTATCGTGATTACGTGGACCTTCCTGGTTGGGTGATGGACAAGGTGCATGCGGGCATCATCACGCGCACCAACCTCTCTGACCTTCTCAGGCTCAGCTTGCTGGCCGAACACGGTGGGCTCTGGCTGGACGCGACGCTCTTCTGCATCGCCCCCATTGACGAGCTGGTCTTCGGTCATCCGATGTTCACCATCAAGCGTCCTGACTACCTGCACGCCTCCATTGCCGGAGGCAACTTTGCGGGGTATTCGCTTGCCTGTGACGAGGACCATCGCCGCGTGTTCGTCACGGTGCGCGACCTCTTCCTCGAGCACTGGCGTCGGAGCGACTTCATGGTCGACTATCTGCTTGTGGACTATCTTATCGCGATGGCTCAGCGACACGACCCATACATCGCCGCGGCCTTCGAGGGGGTCACACCCAACAACCCCCTCTGCGACGAGCTCTCCAAGTGCCTGGGTGAGCCCTTTGACTCGGCGCGCTGGGACGAACTCTCCCGCGACACCAGCCTTTTCAAACTCACCTGGAAGCAGGGGTTCCCAGCCGAGCATAATGGGAAGCAGACGTTCTATGGGGCACTTTTGAAGGGAGACCTCTCGTGA
- a CDS encoding glycosyltransferase, producing MPILSVVVSVHDAVGYLATCMDSLFAQTIDDLEIILVDDGSSDGSGRLVDRLGQDHANVRVVHRQRHCPGEARNAGMRVCTGDYLFLRQCV from the coding sequence ATGCCGATCCTTAGCGTGGTCGTGTCCGTCCACGATGCCGTGGGGTACCTTGCCACATGCATGGACAGCCTGTTTGCCCAGACCATCGATGACCTGGAGATCATCCTCGTGGACGACGGCTCGTCCGATGGCAGTGGCCGCCTGGTCGATCGGCTCGGCCAGGATCATGCCAACGTGCGTGTGGTGCATCGGCAGCGGCACTGTCCCGGCGAGGCGCGCAACGCCGGCATGCGCGTCTGCACGGGAGACTACCTTTTCCTTCGTCAATGCGTATGA